A window of Athene noctua chromosome 27, bAthNoc1.hap1.1, whole genome shotgun sequence genomic DNA:
aacaaccTTCTCTTAATACTTGCCACTTTCCTGGCATACAACATGGCCCTGACGGATTCCATTGCAGATTCTTCTAGTGTTCTGCCCTCACCACCTGCTTCCTTTCCAGATGATGTCCGCCTTTGCACCTCTGACAACTTCAGTCTGTAATACTTGTATTCTAGACTATCTTCATCTGACAAGAACCTAAACAAAAtcatataaataaaatgaaaacctaAGCTGAAAGCACAACTGTTCTCAAATTCTCAGAGCAGAAACTCAGTAGCAATCCATCTTTCTTCCAAGGATGTACATCAGTTGCTACATTAACGTTAGCCTGCGTAGGTTTTTCTCAGAATAACAGCCAATTCCACTTCTAAAGCAGTAAGTACAGTATGCTAAGCAAATCAATGATGGAGGGTTTTGACATAAATCATCTGGCTAGTAATTAATCAGCTATGCTGCAATTCACACATGAAGAGATAATGtcatattaaaatatcattacaCCTTGAAGTGTTGCAGCTTTTCTTGGCAACATTATTCATAGAACACCAGATCCGTAAGTGTTACCTTACTGTATGTTTCTATTAACTATGTTTGCTTACTATTTTCATCTCATAAATGTAAATTGCTTTTAACATCTTGCATTTGGATTGACATACAGTCATTATTGACAGATCAAAAGGAACATGTTCTACTagagaaaacagaagcaacaGGACAATTTCCTGGGATATCAGGAAGTATAATGAGCTGAGAAAACATCTTCAAGAAGTCTGATTAAACGTACAACAGGCCATCTTACAGCCactgaataaaatactgaatttaatgAAATATATTCCAAATATCTTCATCAGAGAGTAGTATTACAGCATCCTGTTCAAACACACCTACCAATATTCAGGACAGTTCTTCTGAGCGTTTCTCTCTTTGGCAGACAAGGTTCCTGAAACAATGCTATTCACTAACTGTTCAATTGTCTCTACAACTTTCCGATCAGCTCGCTGTGGGGCTgtaggaagaaataaaatgcagtcaTTGTATTATTCTCATCAACAAAGTATCAATATGTCATCTTTTCTATTCTTTGACACACTGACATTTGCAATTTTTCAACATATGTCTCCCGGTTATAGCTGGGATAGAGGTAGTTTTTCTTCTCGgcagctagaatagtgctgtggtttggattcagtgtgggatttggtaGGAGAATGTTGATAATACGCTGATGTTTTCAGCCgctgctaagaaatcaaggacttttcaactccCCACAGTCTGCCAGTgcgcaggtacacaagaagctgggagggagaacagccagagcaatggacccaaactggccaaggGAATATTCcctatcatgtaacatcatgctcagcctATAAacgagggttggctgggaagtgGGGGGGCTCTTGCTCCTGGGATTGCAGTTTTTGAGAtattctcttctctgggatcactaccCGGCAACGGGCTGGGCATCGGTCGGTGGACggtgcattgtgcattacccatttgcattttctattattgttactattattagTCTGGTTTAATTagtaaactgtttttatctcaacctatgagtctccttccCTtcacccctccaattctctcccctatCCCCAGGGCGCTGGAGGGTGCacgagcggctgcgtggtgcttggctgccagctgggtttaaaccacaataATATTAATACAAAAAAGGCTGCACTTAATACTTAGAATAAATTAAGGAAACCTCAGAAACTTTCTGACTGTTTTCTCAACTCAGCTTAGATTCTAGAACAGTTTAAGAAGCACTGTGGTTTAAGAAACTTATCCTTTGCCATTCTGGGCAAGTTAAGCCATACTTTAAAAGGCAATTACTTATTGCACCAAaaggattttggggaaaattaaGTATATTTGAACAGCACTCTGAAGGGATGAGCTCCAAATTATAAGTCACTCGAGTGTCAGTGCCCCATGTGAAAGTATCTGAAGTTCaattaggaaaaaacagatgaGTATAGTAGAGAGGAAGAACGCTTTAGAGAGGATGAACTAGATGTCCTAGTACAGCAGAGGAGACAGTACTCCTAGTATATCCTGATAAAAGCAGTAATAGTAACATCTCTGAATTTGCTTCTATGCAAATACTTACTCTGTGATGTTAGTTACAGCTGCGGTCCTGGCCTCCCTACCTCGAAGTTGTGAAGCTGGAGGGTAGGGCAGCTGAAGCAGCCAAGGGCACAAGGTGAAAATCCTAGGTTTAAAGTATAAGCATGGGcaagagaggggaggaaggagacaTGCTTTCATCCACAGAGCTGAAAGCGATTGCTACAACAGACAGTGTTTACTACCTGACTCGGCACTGCCACGGATTTACGTGGAATTCCCCGAATTAGGAATTCCCGACCTAATGAAACcgtaaaaattaagataaaatgctagcaacaaacaagaaaattacATACTGTAAAGTATCTTACAGCACTTCACTCACTTTTAACTTTTGTGTCAGGAGAGGGTTTTTTAAGCTGTACTGTGGACTCCGGTTCagtttttttcatctgaattgGATATCCACTCTTCTCCAACCAAGCCTTCAAGTTTTCAATGTACTCCCTTCCAAACAACGTCGAATCATCAAAGTTTGGGAATAGTGTCGGTGCTGGAGCCATTTCCTGGAGTCCGACGGCTTCAAGTATTTTCTCCTGCCTGAAAACAGATGCTAGTGCAAAGGTCTGACCCAGAAGTGCTAAAGACTTACGACAAAGAGAAACAGTGGTCTCAAAAGCACTCGCCATTTCTCTTGGATTACCAAACCCACTCGTCTTAATGCTTAATTCATAAGCGTTGCAGGCCATAAGCAGCGGCGTAACACCTTTTAGGAGGCGGTCTTGCAGCCTCATTATGTATTTATCAAAAggttttattatttcaaagaagCAATTCTTTGTTTTCACAGCACCCTTGTCCAACAGCATATTTAAAAACTCATTGTCCACTTTGGGAGTTTTCAGAGCAGCATGTTGTAAACTCTTGATGGTAAAGAAACAATAATCTCTGTGTTCTGGCTTTAAGGAGCATTTGAACGAAGCAAGCATTTTTGCACAGGTTTCTGTCTCTAGCTCAAAGAGAGCTCCAAAGAGCCGGGAAAATTCTGCATCGTTTTTTATCGCATGAAACCCAGCCCATTTTATAATTTCTATTCCAAATGTTGAAAAAATGTCTGATTTGTCCACAAGGTCAAAATTGAGATTTCTGAAAACGTGCGCGGGCTTTGGGAGCCTGAGAATAGGTCTCTGGGTTGTAATAGTTGGCCTCTGATTAAGTCGCGGAGGCAACTTTTGATTAGGGCGCTGGAGGGTCACCGGCCTCTGGTTAGGTCGTTCAGCAGCTTCTGGCATTTGATCAGGTTGCAGAGCCGGCTTCTGATCGGGGCCTGGCTGCAGTTTTTTAGTGTTCCATTTCTTTAGGGGAGTTTTGATCTCTCCTTTGAATACTTTAGTTTTCACAGCACCCCTGGTAATACGCTTTCCTCGCAGAGCTCTTCCCCTGCCAATGTTGCCCCTCCGTATCGGGGGTCGGAACTCGCTGTCAGATTGAATTCCAAAGTCCACATCATACTCCTGATTCTCCATGTTGCCATATTCATCTTCCATCAGCCCCGGTGATCTAAAATCACCTAAAATATCTGAAGAGCTAAAATCAGTTTCATGTGGTCCGGTGGATTCCCAAGAGTCAGGAGGGCCATAGTCCTGGTCATGAGAAGCCAGGCCGCCATACTCCCGGTCATGGGAAGTTGGGCGCCCGTACTCCCGGTCGTGGGAAGCCGGGTGCCCGTACTCCCGGTCGCGGGAAGCCGGGTGCCCGTACTCCCGGTCGTGCGAAGCTGGACGCCCGTACTCCCGGTCGTGCGAAGCTGGACGCCCGTACTCCCGGTCACGAGACGCCGGGCGGCCAAATTCCCGGTCATGAGACGCCGGGCGGCCGTACTGTTCATGGTAATAGTTATCTTTCCTTATGAGAGGACTAGTAGATCTATACGAAGGTCCTGGATACTCATCTCTAGGGTCTTCGCTCCAGTCATCGTGTGGGTGGTGCTGGGTGTTGTCGTGAGTATATCTTCCATCATCCTGAAAACTATCTTCGTATCTTGGTCTTGGGACTGGCCTTGAATGAGCTGCAACGATAAAAACAGAAATACACCAATGCGCTGCAAGGagtattgagaaaaaaaatttaataaacacATTTAGACACAAGTCAACACATCAAAACTTGTGAAGAACAGTACACATATCTAACTTTGGGATATTCCCGTTTGCTTCCTCAAGCACTGAATAATTCATAATAAGCAAAAAGCAGCACATCATTAACCATGACTAAACACACATGAcaaaacaatttattaaaaagTCTACTCTCGCTAAAGCTGAAACGCAAGTTCTGCAATAAACCCCCTTGTCTACTTGCTCACGACTTTCTCAGTCTAGGAAGATGCTAATGTGCACAAATGCTTCTACCTGGATTTCTCAGATGTAAAAATACCAAAAGCGTGCACTTTCTGTATCCACACTGAATGTCAGAATTCCAGTTGAACGGAAGATCCTATTTTCTACAAACACATACACAATTATCTAAGATAACATTAAAGTCAGAAATACTGGAGTCTCCTGCAAAGCATCCAAGAATCCCTATTTCCTAATTCCAGTAGTTAAATTCAGAAAGTACAGAACACTTGAacaaataaagtatttaaagtaaattatttctttggagCTTATACAACgctaagaaaacagaagagatcTCATTTTAAAACTCTCAATTTCCTATGAATGtaatccaaattatttttctagacaCTTTAAATATCAAATTTAGAAGATAAAAGAATTTGCAGAACATACTTTGTGTACGTTCACACTATTAATGTCTTCCTTTTAGCTTTTTCTCcaaaaagaacatgaaatacaaAGACGCAAAGGCTTCAAATGCACTCCTACATTTATTTAACTTATCAGACATCAACAGAATTCCATCCTGCAGCGATGTCTCTGGAGACCTCTCTGAAATTGGACCCACTCTCTGATGCAGCCTGAACAGAATTCCTTTGTTTGAAATTCGGGTTTTTTGCCTAGAATTTGCATTCCACGTTAAAATAGTGTCAGTCATACCATGCGATTCGCCTCTTAAATAAAAATGGATGTGGAAAAACACCAGCACAAGTCCAGATTTGAGGTAAATGGAAGGCAAGCAATCTTACATAGCTGTTACCAGAAGAGCTGGTATAACCCGCGGCACGTCATGCCCGGGTTTCATTACCTTTAAAATGATGGATTGTGTCCTCTATAGCATCACTCCGGTCCATGCGATACCTTTTAACTTTGTCCTGCACCACAGCATCAAACGTCTCCCGTGTGATCCGCCGAGAGGCCATTTTTATCCTGTAGCAAAACAGCACAATGCCGTCCCTGACCGGGACACGGGCGCCGGGGAAGGTCCTCCCGCTGCCGAGCCGCTAACGCTGCCAGCACCTTCCCGGCGCCCCGGACCCCCCACGTTGAGCTCGGCCCGGGCGGATTCCCGTGAGCACGGCGTGGGGGTATGGGCAGCTCCCTCCCCCGGTTCCCCGCGCGGGGCGGCCCAGCCTGAGGTGAAACGCAGCGTGAGGAGGAAGCTGCGGTTGTTGGCGCCTTCCCACCCCTCACCGGGCGACCCCCGGCAGCTTGCTGCCCGCTGCCACACGCACAGGCACCgcgggaaggaggaggaggaggaggaggaggaggaggaggaggaggaggaggaggaggaggaggaggaggaggaggaggaggaagaaccgcccccagcccgccccgcggcccgcccccgccgggaGCCGGCCCTGCCCTCACCGaggcggcgccccccgccccggtcccgcAGCCTCCCCGCCACACGGGAATCTCCCAGCAGCCCCCGCGGGACGCCGCTCGCCCCGCCCACCCCTTCGCCGCGCCTGCGCAGTGCGGGTCCTGCCGCCACGCAGGCGCGGCCGCCTcattcccccccccgcccccctcctcAAGGCGGGTGGTTTCGGGGCAGCGCCGCCCTGGCGCGGGTCGGTGCTAACGGTGAGGGCGCGGCCCCGGGTCGGGCGGCGCGGTAAGCAGGAGGGGAGCGGGCGGGAGCGGCCCGCAGCCTCCCGctccggcggcggggccgccgctgccctcCAGGCCCGCCGCAGCGGTTTCCCGCGCAGTACGCACGCGCAGAAGGCGCTCGGCGCACGCGGCACCCCGGGGGTTCGCCGCCGGAGGGGGATTGGCGCGAGGTTTGGGCGTGGCGCATGCGCGGTGCCAGGGCTGAGCCGGCGGGGGGCGGAGCCAGCGGCACCCGCCGCCTGCGTACGGCGGCCGAGTGGGGCCGGGCCTCAGCCCGCGGGTCTTTGTCAGGCGGGAGGAGCCCGTCGGGGAGCGGCGCTGCGGGCGGCGAGGGACGGAGGTGGGTCGTGAGGAGAACCGGGGCCCGTTGTGCGCTCGGGAGCTTCTCCAGTACCTGCAGCCGGTTCCTGGGTCCTCTCCGGGGCAGGCCTCGCCGAAAGACTGAGGGGTGGGATCCCCCTGACCGGCTGGGCCTGCTGAGGGGGCTGCGGGGATGAGCCGGGCCCTGGTGTGGGAGCGGGGACAGGCAGGCCGAGGGGCTTTGGGCTGTGTTCGCCCTCGAGCGTGGGGGGGTCTCAGGGCCGTGTGTGTCTGGGCAGGCTGCCCACCGTGCCCCTGCGGCGGGGGAAGTGCGGTGAGAGCCGTGTCACAGCAACACACCCATCTGCagtagaagcagcagcagcttcccgATCCAAATCCTGGGCCTCtgaaatccttattttttttaattgttatgtttctgcatgttaaaaaaaaccccagtcatcTCTTTGACCCTAATATTTTTGTTTGAGTTCTatgcttttgttttgaaaaagagcAATTCAGTTCCTTTGTTTCTGATTAACATTAGAAGGTTTTGCACCAAAATTAGTTGTGGGTTATCTTAATGACAGGACAAGGGATCAGTTTATCTCCTTCGAGTAAAATGGGATCGAAACAGATTGCACAGGAAACATTTGATGATGCTGTGCAAGAAAACATTACAGAATTTGAAATGGATCCAGAAGAGGCTGTGAGAGAAGCTGTGCAGCAGTTTGAGTCCCAAGGTATTGTAAATTCTCCTCCCTTTGCAGTTCAGGTTATTACAGACTGGAGATTTACATATCTTAAAATTTAAGAGAACCTGCATGCAAAGATTGATCATCCAGTCTTGAAAATAGGCCTTTGTGTAGTGGAACAGAGACACTATTAATGCTAACCCAGTTTCATGGAGTAATTATGACTGAAAAACTGCTTTGAGTGAAACTGCAGGGTGCAATTTGGTcaatgaaattaaacttttttttttttttccctctagttgACATTTAGCTAAAATTGATGCTTTGTTCCAGGATGTGTTTGACCATTATAGTTAGACAGAACTTTAGCAACATTTCAGCATCTTTGTGCATTGATCCACGCTTTACAAGTTCATCTTTGTTTACTGTGGTTAACTTGGCAAATTTTACCCAAGCTCCTGTAACCAACGttaatcatgtttttctttttaggtgTTGACCTAAGCAATATTGTGAAAGCTGTGCGGCAGCCTGCCTCTGAAAATGGGCAAAAGCAAAAGCATGAAATTTTGCTGGTAGGAGCACAAATTTATGTTGTTTTCTAAGGATCATGGTTATATAATAGTTGAAGTAATATGCTAAGAATAATGATACACACCTCCTACTTCTGCCTCTGTCCCATTTCTCAGTGAGCTCTTCAACAAGCAGTTAATTCCATCCATTCTGCAAATTAGGaataatataaaaattcaaaGAGCTAGCTTGCACTTTTCAGTGGAAGTATCTCTGTAAGTGCAAAATGCCAGCATCTCCTGCCTAGGAAATGCAGAGACTGCCTTTCAGAACTCGGAGGCAGATTCTGCTGTTGTCAGGTAAACTCAAGCCACAGAagaactgtaatgaaaaaaaatacaagtaacCTAAGTGGTAGCTGTTAGCTAGTTCTTCTGAGGGTGGGTGAAAAGGTGGAATACAGTCCCTCACCAGcaagaatataaaaatactgaTGCACACCACTGACCACTGTGAAATGTGCTGGTTGGACCCAGTTCACCCGCTACTGGTCAGACTGGTGTACAGGGGTGGCAGAAGTGCAGAGAAGCCCTCACTCCTCCAAAGGTTTTGTGCGTGAAGACAAAAAGCTGCTCTTCGACAGCTGTTTCTTAGATATGTCAAACTAATTGAAAAGAAGACttactataaataaaaaaatgcgACTGACTGTGAGGAACTGCTCTTGTTCTTTCACAGTTCAGATTGAAAATTAACTCTTGTTCTCTTCTTCAGACTTTAGATTCCCTTGGAAGAGCCGTTGCTGATGCTGATCTTGCTGAGATGGCTGAGCAGCTCGTGGTCTTCACTGATCAGTGCAAAGAACAGCTGGCTTTCCGCTACCTGGCTGGGCAGAATGGTGCCTATTCTGTTGTATTCTCTGCCTGCCAGTTGGCTTCAGGAGACAGAAATTTAATGCTAAAAGCCTTTTATACTCTGTCTGCCATCTTGGATGGGCAGCCAGACCTCCTTGATACCGCCGGCCAGGATCTACTGCTGCAAACCCTGAAAGAATATAGAGAGGATGCGGAGATGACGCTGGCAGGGATGCGGTGCATTCGGCACGCCTGTCTGAAACACGAGCAGAATCGTCAGGACTTTGTGAAAGGTGGGGTTCTGCCCCTTCTGACTGGAGCTATTGTCCAGCACGGAGACAGTGCCGACGTCGTCCGAACGGCCTCCTCGGCGCTCAGGATCATGACGTTTGATGATGACATCCGTGTGCCCTTTGGTCACGCTCATGATCATGCTAAAATGATTGTGTTGGAAAACGATGGGTTAAGAGTCCTCATTGAAGCTGCAAAAGGTAAAATTAACCCCCGTGACTGTTGAGCCTCGCTTTGAATCGTCTGTACTTTCTTATCTCAAAACTGTGCTTTGTCTTAACTTGAAGCTCCCCAGAGATGATTCAGAAATTTGCCGCTAAAACAATGTTTAATTCTTTTGATGTGCcctgagagagaaaaataatatgaCTGCTCCAGAGGCTATCAGCAGCACCAAGGTGGCAGTTATCAGAGCTATTTGCCAGTCTATCTAGGAAATATTTTACAGCCCACTGAGCGTTTACAGGCATGTTATCCTTGCTGAGGTGCTGTGTTCTTGCCAAAAAAAGATATTCTGTCTCAGTCTAGATACAGAGTGAACAGGATGTCATCTGTGTGCTGCTGTGTTTTGATACATAAAGTAAAATTCACTGTGTcctattggttttttttttaataaagcaaagtAAGCCACCTTGATTCTGCGGCACGCCTCTTTGCTTGTAGTTACCCCATTCATCATCTCTCCTCTGCAGCTTTCACAGATAACTCCAGTGTCCTCAGTGAACTCTGTGCCACCCTTTCTCGCCTCTCTGTCAGGAATGAATTCTGTCAAGAAATTGTGGACCTTGGCGGCTTAAATTTTATGGTGGCTCTTCTGGCTGACTGCATCGACCATCCGGTGAGTGATATAAAGTGTACTTAGGAGTGGAGATAAATGTAGCAGggcacatttttcattttaaagtccTGGCCCTGAATGGGCCTTAGACTGTGCGTTATTTTAGGTTCGGTTAGGGTTGAAACCCAACCACTGATGCCTATTTATGGCCTTATATACAGAACTAGGTTACAGGTGCTCTGTCAGGTAAGACTGCAGTAATTCTGAGGCCCTTGCTCATGGTTACTTCCTCGGTCCTCCACGCTCCATAAGCAGAACTTGCTCCCAGAAAAGCTGAGCTGGTTTTCCACCATTCTAGCTAGAAAAGATTCAAGAGGATTTAGATGCTCAAGTCCCAAAAGGTTGTTGTTTGATTCTTTAAACTTCTTTGAAAACCTCTGCCAAACTAACAAGGTTCATTATTAGTCTGTCTAGCGAGTAAGCTGTGCTTGAGACATGAGTGACAGAGAACAGTGCTGCTGTTCATAACTGGGAAGGACAGCTGTTTGAATGGAGTTACTGGGGGATGTTCTGGCTGGCTTTCAAAAGTCTAAAACTCTCTCTGGGGCTTTCTGAGGTGTTTTTTCTCGATGAATGCAGGACGTGGTGAAGCAGGTGCTCAGCGCCATCCGAGCGGTTGCGGGTAACGACGACGTGAAAGACGCCATCGTTAACGCTGGGGGAACAGACCTCATCGTGCTCGCTATCAGCCATCACCTCGCCAATCCTCAGGTACGCACCGAGGTCGTTGCTGAAGTCCCGCAGGGTTGAGAATGGGGGTCAGGTTTGGGCTGTGTCATGTAGCAGCATAACTTGTCTTGTGCAGAGGAACAACCCGCAGCCTTGCTCTGActtgtgataaaacaatctgtgattctgtagggtcgacttagtgctcaaggacatggtgtagttgggaacggtcagtgctaggttaacggttggactagatgatcttcaaggtcttttccaacctcattgattctgtgaaacagcttGTGCTGGGAGCAGGTGCCTCCTAAGCACAGTCGTTGAATGATTGCAGCCAAACAGTGTCTTAAACCTTTAATACCCAGTCGTCGAGCAGTTAAGTGATGCTTTggcaaatatttgtgaaaatgtAAAGGTATGTCTGCTTCAGCTTTACTGTAGTAGAGTTTCTCCTTGTTCCTGAATCAGATGGATACTGAATACAGTGTTTTACGCCTTTGGGGTGTGAAACTTGTTTTACATGCCACAGAAGCAGAGTGTTTCGGTggtagaaactttaaaaaaataatgtttaaaattacCAAACAAGGAAATGAgctccaaatgcttttttttttaattttctttccttaaagGAACATTCTCAGGCAGTGAAATCTCTTCCACTTTGTCTTGCAGATCTGTGAGCAGGGTTGTGCAGCCCTGTGCATGTTGGCTTTGCGCAAACCTGAGAACTGTAATGTCATCATGGAAGGCGGAGGGGCGTTGGCAGCTCTTCAGGCCATGAAAGCACACCCACGAGAAGTGGCTGTACAGGTATTTGCCTCGAAGCACTTGATTATTTATTCAGGATCGGTGCTG
This region includes:
- the SUGP2 gene encoding SURP and G-patch domain-containing protein 2 isoform X1, which gives rise to MASRRITRETFDAVVQDKVKRYRMDRSDAIEDTIHHFKAHSRPVPRPRYEDSFQDDGRYTHDNTQHHPHDDWSEDPRDEYPGPSYRSTSPLIRKDNYYHEQYGRPASHDREFGRPASRDREYGRPASHDREYGRPASHDREYGHPASRDREYGHPASHDREYGRPTSHDREYGGLASHDQDYGPPDSWESTGPHETDFSSSDILGDFRSPGLMEDEYGNMENQEYDVDFGIQSDSEFRPPIRRGNIGRGRALRGKRITRGAVKTKVFKGEIKTPLKKWNTKKLQPGPDQKPALQPDQMPEAAERPNQRPVTLQRPNQKLPPRLNQRPTITTQRPILRLPKPAHVFRNLNFDLVDKSDIFSTFGIEIIKWAGFHAIKNDAEFSRLFGALFELETETCAKMLASFKCSLKPEHRDYCFFTIKSLQHAALKTPKVDNEFLNMLLDKGAVKTKNCFFEIIKPFDKYIMRLQDRLLKGVTPLLMACNAYELSIKTSGFGNPREMASAFETTVSLCRKSLALLGQTFALASVFRQEKILEAVGLQEMAPAPTLFPNFDDSTLFGREYIENLKAWLEKSGYPIQMKKTEPESTVQLKKPSPDTKVKTPQRADRKVVETIEQLVNSIVSGTLSAKERNAQKNCPEYWFLSDEDSLEYKYYRLKLSEVQRRTSSGKEAGGEGRTLEESAMESVRAMLYARKVASIKRRLFKRKRLGIVVQHSIRGRKVRRATIGTQTLLSAGTVLKHQDKHLQGSVQSKPSGSETSLSEKNSSLDTTSSSQRAASSEVSLPAEERTDSEDLLAPPELFPPLSSQFPDVDAKTMETAEKLAKFVAQVGPEIEQFSIDNSADNPDLWFLQDRNSSAFKFYRMKVYELCPSINFSAVSEATDAGESAKPEERNLDISEEEEDEEEEEEEDNEEEAEFEEDVSQPLEEMEMEQAEEGEEDDMSAGRSVENLAEEMISKTGEEISAGEMQLATSSDGAMPNLSTQASTPAPGTLFPRKRISSKSLKVGMIPASKRICLIEEPKVHEPVRIAYDRPRGCPVTKKKKKPKDLEFSHKKLTNRNVGFQMLQKMGWQEGHGLGTRGKGIREPVKVGATSAGEGLGVAGEENKEDAFDVFRQRMIQMYRQKRASK
- the SUGP2 gene encoding SURP and G-patch domain-containing protein 2 isoform X2 translates to MASRRITRETFDAVVQDKVKRYRMDRSDAIEDTIHHFKAHSRPVPRPRYEDSFQDDGRYTHDNTQHHPHDDWSEDPRDEYPGPSYRSTSPLIRKDNYYHEQYGRPASHDREFGRPASRDREYGRPASHDREYGRPASHDREYGHPASRDREYGHPASHDREYGRPTSHDREYGGLASHDQDYGPPDSWESTGPHETDFSSSDILGDFRSPGLMEDEYGNMENQEYDVDFGIQSDSEFRPPIRRGNIGRGRALRGKRITRGAVKTKVFKGEIKTPLKKWNTKKLQPGPDQKPALQPDQMPEAAERPNQRPVTLQRPNQKLPPRLNQRPTITTQRPILRLPKPAHVFRNLNFDLVDKSDIFSTFGIEIIKWAGFHAIKNDAEFSRLFGALFELETETCAKMLASFKCSLKPEHRDYCFFTIKSLQHAALKTPKVDNEFLNMLLDKGAVKTKNCFFEIIKPFDKYIMRLQDRLLKGVTPLLMACNAYELSIKTSGFGNPREMASAFETTVSLCRKSLALLGQTFALASVFRQEKILEAVGLQEMAPAPTLFPNFDDSTLFGREYIENLKAWLEKSGYPIQMKKTEPESTVQLKKPSPDTKVKTPQRADRKVVETIEQLVNSIVSGTLSAKERNAQKNCPEYWFLSDEDSLEYKYYRLKLSEVQRRTSSGKEAGGEGRTLEESAMESVRAMLYARKVASIKRRLFKRKRLGIVVQHSIRGRKVRRATIGTQTLLSAGTVLKHQDKHLQGSVQSKPSGSETSLSEKNSSLDTTSSSQRAASSEVSLPAEERTDSEDLLAPPELFPPLSSQFPDVDAKTMETAEKLAKFVAQVGPEIEQFSIDNSADNPDLWFLQDRNSSAFKFYRMKVYELCPSINFSAVSEATDAGESAKPEERNLDISEEEEDEEEEEEEDNEEEAEFEEDVSQPLEEMEMEQAEEGEEDDMSAGRSVENLAEEMISKTGEEISAGEMQLATSSDGAMPNLSTQASTPAPGTLFPRKRISSKSLKVGMIPASKRICLIEEPKVHEPVRIAYDRPRGCPVTKKKKKPKDLEFSHKKLTNRNVGFQMLQKMGWQEGHGLGTRGKGIREPVKVSRLSSMKTASFSEHFN
- the ARMC6 gene encoding armadillo repeat-containing protein 6, producing the protein MGSKQIAQETFDDAVQENITEFEMDPEEAVREAVQQFESQGVDLSNIVKAVRQPASENGQKQKHEILLTLDSLGRAVADADLAEMAEQLVVFTDQCKEQLAFRYLAGQNGAYSVVFSACQLASGDRNLMLKAFYTLSAILDGQPDLLDTAGQDLLLQTLKEYREDAEMTLAGMRCIRHACLKHEQNRQDFVKGGVLPLLTGAIVQHGDSADVVRTASSALRIMTFDDDIRVPFGHAHDHAKMIVLENDGLRVLIEAAKAFTDNSSVLSELCATLSRLSVRNEFCQEIVDLGGLNFMVALLADCIDHPDVVKQVLSAIRAVAGNDDVKDAIVNAGGTDLIVLAISHHLANPQICEQGCAALCMLALRKPENCNVIMEGGGALAALQAMKAHPREVAVQKQACMLIRNLVSRSRDFSQPILEMGAENLITEARATHKDCDDVAKAALRDLGCKVELRELWTGQKGSLAQ